Proteins from a genomic interval of Ramlibacter algicola:
- a CDS encoding aldehyde dehydrogenase family protein, with protein sequence MQLHFIGNEARPGTSGRTLPVIDPSDGQPYDELQRGTPEDVDAAVRSARQCLDAVWSRLSAAERGRLLMRLSAKVAQHADELAAIEQRDCGKPTRQARADAQALVRYFEFYAGACDKLHGETLPYQDGTTVLTWREPHGVTGHVIPWNYPMQIFGRSVGAALAAGNVCVVKPSEDACLSLLRVAQLAAECGFPAGAINIVTGYGHEVGDALARHPGIDHISFTGSPRVGTLIQQAAAERHCPVTLELGGKSPQILFEDADLDEALPVVVQAIIQNAGQTCSAGSRLLVHQPIYEAVLDRLGGVFSNLRVGPAAMDLDVGPLIRASQQQRVWDFLSDAQHAGIPMVAQGQIVEEAPEAGFYQVPTLLRDVPIAHRLAQEEVFGPVLAAMPFKNEDEAVRLANGTAFGLVAGVWTRDGARQLRMARRVRSGQVFINNYGAGGGIELPFGGVKSSGHGREKGFEALYGFTTLKTVAIRHG encoded by the coding sequence ATGCAGCTCCACTTCATCGGCAACGAAGCACGGCCCGGCACGTCCGGCCGCACCCTGCCCGTCATCGATCCGTCCGATGGCCAGCCTTACGACGAACTGCAACGCGGCACGCCCGAGGACGTCGACGCCGCCGTGCGCAGTGCGCGGCAATGCCTCGACGCGGTCTGGAGCCGCCTGAGCGCTGCGGAGCGCGGCCGGTTGCTGATGCGCCTGTCGGCGAAGGTCGCGCAGCATGCCGACGAACTCGCCGCCATCGAGCAGCGCGATTGCGGCAAGCCGACGCGGCAGGCCCGTGCCGACGCGCAGGCGCTCGTGCGCTACTTCGAGTTCTATGCCGGCGCGTGCGACAAGCTGCACGGCGAGACCCTGCCCTACCAGGACGGCACCACGGTGCTGACCTGGCGCGAGCCGCACGGCGTCACCGGCCACGTGATCCCGTGGAACTACCCGATGCAGATCTTCGGGCGCAGCGTGGGCGCCGCGCTCGCGGCCGGCAACGTGTGCGTGGTCAAGCCGTCCGAGGATGCGTGCCTGTCCCTGCTGCGCGTCGCGCAGCTCGCGGCCGAATGCGGCTTCCCGGCCGGTGCCATCAACATCGTCACGGGCTACGGGCATGAAGTCGGCGATGCGCTCGCGCGCCATCCCGGCATCGACCACATCAGCTTCACCGGCAGCCCGCGCGTGGGCACGCTGATCCAGCAAGCGGCCGCCGAACGCCACTGCCCGGTGACGCTGGAACTCGGGGGCAAGAGCCCGCAGATCCTGTTCGAGGATGCGGACCTGGACGAAGCGCTGCCGGTCGTCGTGCAGGCGATCATCCAGAACGCGGGCCAGACCTGCTCGGCGGGCTCGCGCCTGCTGGTGCACCAACCGATCTACGAAGCGGTGCTGGACCGCCTGGGCGGCGTGTTCTCCAACCTGCGCGTCGGCCCCGCGGCGATGGATCTCGATGTCGGCCCGCTGATCCGTGCCAGCCAGCAGCAGCGCGTGTGGGACTTCCTGTCCGACGCGCAGCACGCCGGCATCCCGATGGTCGCGCAGGGGCAGATCGTCGAGGAAGCCCCGGAGGCGGGCTTCTACCAGGTGCCCACCCTGCTGCGCGACGTGCCCATCGCGCACCGCCTGGCGCAGGAGGAAGTGTTCGGGCCGGTGCTCGCCGCCATGCCGTTCAAGAACGAGGACGAAGCGGTGCGGCTCGCGAACGGCACCGCGTTCGGGCTGGTGGCGGGCGTGTGGACGCGCGACGGCGCGCGGCAGTTGCGCATGGCGCGCCGCGTGCGCAGCGGCCAGGTGTTCATCAACAACTACGGCGCCGGCGGCGGCATCGAGCTGCCCTTCGGCGGCGTGAAGTCCTCCGGCCACGGCCGCGAGAAGGGCTTCGAGGCGCTGTACGGGTTCACGACGCTCAAGACGGTGGCGATCCGCCACGGCTGA
- a CDS encoding SDR family oxidoreductase has translation MRVQDKSIIVTGAGGGIGEGIAKRLAQEGAQVLVNDVDAERGEQVAAAIRATGGRASFFRADVTRSADVKALVDAAVQRHGRLDVMVNNAGWTHRNKPALEVSEDDFDRVYAINVKSIYLATIHAVPAFRATKGGAFINIASTAGVRPRPGLSWYNGSKGAVITTSKSLAAEFGPENIRVNCINPVFNPDTGLSAEFAGGPVDEARRSKFLATIPLGRFSTALDVANAALYLASDEAAFISGVCIEVDGARCV, from the coding sequence ATGCGGGTCCAGGACAAATCCATCATCGTCACCGGCGCCGGCGGCGGCATCGGGGAAGGCATCGCGAAGCGCCTCGCGCAGGAAGGCGCGCAGGTGCTGGTCAACGACGTCGATGCCGAGCGCGGCGAGCAGGTGGCGGCCGCCATCCGGGCCACGGGCGGACGCGCTTCGTTCTTCCGCGCCGACGTCACACGCTCCGCGGACGTGAAGGCGCTGGTCGACGCCGCGGTGCAGCGGCACGGGCGGCTCGACGTGATGGTGAACAACGCCGGCTGGACGCATCGCAACAAGCCCGCGCTCGAGGTGAGCGAAGACGACTTCGACCGCGTCTATGCGATCAACGTCAAGAGCATCTACCTCGCCACGATCCACGCCGTGCCCGCGTTTCGTGCCACCAAGGGCGGCGCGTTCATCAACATCGCGTCGACGGCGGGCGTGCGGCCGCGGCCCGGCCTCAGCTGGTACAACGGCTCGAAGGGCGCGGTCATCACCACCAGCAAATCGCTCGCCGCGGAGTTCGGGCCCGAGAACATCCGCGTCAACTGCATCAACCCGGTTTTCAATCCCGACACGGGCCTGTCGGCGGAGTTCGCGGGCGGCCCCGTCGACGAGGCCCGCCGCTCGAAGTTCCTTGCCACCATCCCGCTGGGCCGCTTTTCCACCGCGCTCGACGTCGCCAACGCGGCGCTGTACCTCGCCAGCGACGAAGCGGCCTTCATCTCCGGCGTTTGCATCGAGGTCGACGGGGCGCGCTGCGTCTGA
- a CDS encoding hemerythrin domain-containing protein: MASRLDQLVSSPAAGLDEPFAMLHACHERMQRTLALLGRLEAHVAEHGADEQARQAARDVARYFDNAAPQHHLDEERHVLPALRAGGDPALAVLAARLENDHRAMESAWAAARAVLQQIADGTLARLDPEQEQSLQSFTQLYAGHIAAEEGTAFPTAEARLDADAVRAMSADMRARRGAS, from the coding sequence ATGGCCAGCCGCCTCGACCAACTGGTGTCCTCGCCCGCCGCGGGCCTGGACGAGCCGTTCGCGATGCTGCACGCCTGCCACGAGCGCATGCAGCGGACGCTGGCGCTGCTGGGCCGGCTGGAAGCCCACGTCGCGGAACACGGCGCTGACGAGCAGGCGCGGCAGGCGGCGCGCGACGTGGCCCGGTACTTCGACAACGCCGCGCCGCAGCACCACCTGGACGAGGAGCGGCACGTGCTGCCGGCGCTGCGGGCCGGCGGCGACCCGGCGCTCGCCGTCCTCGCGGCCCGCCTCGAAAACGACCACCGCGCGATGGAAAGCGCATGGGCCGCGGCGCGCGCCGTCCTGCAGCAGATTGCCGACGGGACTCTCGCCCGGCTGGACCCGGAACAGGAGCAGTCGCTGCAGTCCTTCACGCAGCTGTATGCCGGGCACATCGCCGCCGAGGAAGGCACGGCCTTTCCCACCGCCGAGGCGCGGCTCGACGCCGACGCGGTGCGGGCGATGTCGGCCGACATGCGCGCCCGCCGCGGCGCGTCCTGA
- the moaA gene encoding GTP 3',8-cyclase MoaA — MAERVIPVVDQRLAPLAAAVPVQPIVPSGQLHDVRARPLRDLRISVTDRCNFRCAYCMPKEVFTKDYPYLPHAQLLTFEEITRLARVFVAHGVRKIRLTGGEPLLRKNLEILVEQLAQLRTTDGQPVELALTTNGSLLARKAQALKAAGLHRVTVSLDALDDAVFRRMNDVDFPVADVLAGIDAARDAGLGPIKVNMVVQRGTNDHEILPMARHFRGTGTVLRFIEYMDVGATNGWRMDEVLPSADVVHRIAADFPLHALDATAPGETAERWAYDDGAGEIGVISSVTQAFCGTCNRARLSTEGRLYLCLFASNGHDLRTLLRGGASDADLASAIGHIWQSRGDRYSELRGQLPADAGAPGRRVEMSYIGG; from the coding sequence GTGGCTGAACGCGTCATCCCCGTCGTCGACCAGCGCCTCGCGCCGCTTGCGGCCGCGGTGCCGGTGCAGCCCATCGTGCCCTCCGGGCAGCTCCACGATGTCCGCGCGCGTCCCCTGCGCGACCTGCGCATCAGCGTCACCGACCGCTGCAACTTCCGCTGCGCGTACTGCATGCCCAAGGAAGTCTTCACCAAGGACTATCCGTACCTGCCGCATGCGCAGCTGCTGACCTTCGAGGAGATCACGCGGCTGGCCCGCGTGTTCGTCGCGCACGGCGTGCGCAAGATCCGGCTCACCGGCGGCGAGCCGCTGCTGCGCAAGAACCTCGAGATCCTGGTCGAGCAGCTCGCGCAGTTGCGCACCACCGACGGCCAGCCCGTCGAACTGGCGCTGACCACCAACGGGTCGCTGCTGGCGCGCAAGGCCCAGGCGCTCAAGGCCGCCGGCCTGCACCGCGTGACGGTCAGCCTCGACGCGCTGGACGATGCCGTGTTCCGCCGCATGAACGACGTCGACTTCCCGGTCGCCGACGTGCTGGCGGGCATCGACGCCGCGCGCGATGCGGGCCTGGGCCCGATCAAGGTCAACATGGTCGTGCAGCGCGGCACCAACGACCACGAAATCCTGCCGATGGCGCGCCACTTCCGCGGCACCGGCACCGTGCTGCGCTTCATCGAATACATGGACGTGGGCGCCACCAACGGCTGGCGGATGGACGAAGTGCTGCCGTCCGCCGACGTCGTGCACCGCATCGCGGCCGACTTCCCGCTCCATGCGCTCGACGCCACCGCCCCCGGCGAAACCGCCGAGCGTTGGGCCTACGACGACGGCGCCGGCGAGATCGGCGTCATCAGCAGCGTCACGCAGGCGTTCTGCGGGACCTGCAACCGAGCGCGCCTGTCGACCGAGGGCCGCCTGTACCTGTGCCTGTTCGCCAGTAACGGCCACGACCTGCGCACGCTGCTGCGCGGCGGGGCCAGCGACGCCGACCTTGCATCGGCCATCGGGCACATCTGGCAGTCGCGTGGCGACCGCTATTCGGAATTGCGCGGGCAGTTGCCTGCCGACGCGGGCGCCCCGGGCCGCCGCGTGGAAATGAGCTACATCGGCGGATGA
- the mobA gene encoding molybdenum cofactor guanylyltransferase MobA, with the protein MIDPTEVTGVILAGGRGSRMGGVDKGLQNFAGGPLALHALMRLQPQVGDILINANRNLAAYESFGVPVWPDALPDFAGPLAGFVTGLEQAQTPWMVTVPCDSPLFPLDLVERLGTAAIGQDAEIAMASAREEDGQWRTQPVFCLMRRELLESLLRFTQGGGRKIDAWTAQHRTIEVKFDAPGDDPRAFRNANTLAELRALEPR; encoded by the coding sequence ATGATCGACCCCACGGAAGTCACGGGCGTGATCCTGGCCGGCGGCCGCGGCTCGCGCATGGGCGGCGTCGACAAGGGCCTGCAGAACTTCGCGGGCGGCCCGCTCGCGCTGCATGCGCTGATGCGGCTGCAGCCCCAGGTCGGCGACATCCTGATCAACGCCAACCGCAACCTGGCGGCCTACGAATCGTTCGGCGTGCCGGTGTGGCCGGACGCCCTGCCCGACTTCGCCGGCCCGCTCGCCGGCTTCGTCACCGGCCTCGAGCAGGCGCAGACGCCCTGGATGGTCACCGTGCCGTGCGACTCCCCCCTGTTCCCGCTCGACCTCGTCGAACGCCTCGGGACGGCCGCGATCGGGCAGGACGCCGAGATCGCGATGGCGAGCGCCCGCGAGGAGGACGGCCAGTGGCGCACGCAGCCCGTGTTCTGCCTGATGCGCCGCGAACTGCTGGAAAGCCTGCTGCGCTTCACCCAGGGCGGTGGACGCAAGATCGATGCGTGGACCGCGCAGCACCGCACGATCGAAGTGAAGTTCGATGCGCCGGGCGACGACCCCCGCGCGTTCCGCAACGCCAACACGCTCGCCGAGCTGCGGGCGCTGGAGCCGCGGTGA
- the glp gene encoding gephyrin-like molybdotransferase Glp, translating into MKPLEQIAAELQGYDPQALPANLVNDFLDRLVQPVTGIENVATADLLGRVLAQDVVSPLNVPPHDNSAMDGYAFEGSQIGSAALHLQPVGTALAGKAWQGQVGAGQCVKIMTGAVMPAGLDTVVPQEFTRSLDDGRIEVPAGVVRPGDNRRLAGEDLMAGKPALLRGERLGPAACGLVASLGLPSAPVARRVRVAYFSTGDEILSLGELPREGAVYDSNRYTVRGMLTQLGCDVIDLGVVRDQPALLEQAFRTAASQADAIITSGGVSVGEADFTKAMMKQLGDVAFWRIAMRPGRPMAVGRIGNAVLFGLPGNPVAVMVTFLAFVRPALLRLMGCRDTAPPPMLRARSQEAMRKKPGRTEYQRGIVSRAPDGALQVRTTGNQGSGVLSSMVQANGLVVLHHGQGSVAPGDEVDVMLFEGVL; encoded by the coding sequence GTGAAGCCGCTGGAGCAGATCGCGGCGGAACTGCAGGGCTACGACCCCCAGGCGCTGCCGGCGAATCTCGTCAACGACTTCCTCGACCGGCTCGTGCAGCCGGTCACCGGCATCGAGAACGTCGCGACGGCCGACCTGCTCGGCCGCGTGCTGGCGCAGGACGTGGTGTCGCCGCTCAACGTGCCGCCGCACGACAACTCCGCCATGGACGGCTACGCGTTCGAGGGCTCGCAGATCGGGAGCGCCGCGCTGCACCTGCAGCCGGTCGGCACGGCGCTCGCCGGCAAGGCGTGGCAGGGCCAGGTCGGCGCCGGCCAGTGCGTGAAGATCATGACCGGCGCGGTGATGCCCGCCGGCCTCGACACGGTCGTGCCGCAGGAGTTCACGCGCTCGCTGGACGACGGCCGCATCGAAGTGCCCGCTGGCGTCGTCCGCCCGGGCGACAACCGCCGCCTCGCGGGCGAAGACCTGATGGCCGGCAAGCCCGCGCTGTTGCGCGGCGAGCGGCTCGGTCCTGCCGCCTGCGGCCTCGTCGCGAGCCTGGGGCTGCCCTCCGCCCCCGTCGCGCGGCGCGTGCGCGTCGCCTACTTCTCCACCGGCGACGAGATCCTGAGCCTGGGCGAGCTGCCGCGCGAAGGCGCCGTCTACGACAGCAACCGCTACACGGTGCGCGGCATGCTCACGCAGCTGGGCTGCGACGTGATCGACCTCGGTGTCGTGCGCGACCAGCCGGCGCTGCTGGAGCAAGCCTTCCGCACGGCCGCATCGCAGGCCGACGCCATCATCACCAGCGGCGGCGTGAGCGTCGGCGAGGCCGACTTCACCAAGGCCATGATGAAGCAGCTGGGCGACGTGGCGTTCTGGCGCATCGCCATGCGTCCCGGCCGGCCGATGGCCGTCGGCCGCATTGGCAACGCGGTGCTGTTCGGCCTGCCCGGCAATCCCGTGGCCGTGATGGTGACCTTCCTGGCGTTCGTGCGTCCCGCGTTGCTGCGCCTGATGGGCTGCCGCGACACGGCGCCCCCACCGATGCTGCGCGCGCGCAGCCAGGAGGCGATGCGCAAGAAGCCGGGCCGGACGGAATACCAGCGCGGCATCGTCAGCCGCGCGCCCGACGGCGCACTGCAGGTGCGCACGACGGGCAACCAGGGCTCGGGCGTGCTCAGCTCGATGGTCCAGGCCAACGGCCTGGTCGTCCTCCACCATGGCCAGGGCAGCGTGGCCCCCGGCGACGAGGTGGACGTGATGCTGTTCGAAGGCGTGCTCTAG
- a CDS encoding efflux RND transporter permease subunit, producing MQLPEIAIRRPVFATVLSLLVLLIGAVSFTRLAVREYPKIDEPIVTVSVRYPGASAEVMESQVTKPLEDSIAGIDAVDVITSISRPEQSQIQVRFRLEKDADAAAAEVRDRTSRVRNKLPQAIDEPVIAKVEADAFPVIWLAFTSDTLNPLQINDYVNRIVKPRLQTVTGVADVRIYGERKYAMRVWLDPDRLAGYRLTTQDIEDAVRRSNLEVPAGRIESQQREFSVTSQTDLIRPAQFADIVVKTVNGFPVRIRDVARVEEAAADERSAVRLNGRTAISAGVIRQATANPLTMAQGVRDMIPRLKQDLPPGINIDIANDNSAFIDRSVQNVYRTIAEAIVLVALVIFVFLRTVRASIIPIVTIPVSLIGTFAMMGLAGFSINTLTLLALVLAIGLVVDDAIVMLENIFRHIEEGLDPFSAAVKGAREIGFAVITMTLTLVAVYAPLAFTPGRTGRLFVEFALALAGSVLVSGFVALTLTPMMCSQLLRHNPKPNWFDRGMDRLLTRLSERYGRVLRWVLTARAGGAAGKVLQARWLVIGVMLLSALAIALIFPTMKSELSPLEDRGTIIATINAPDGSTIDYTDRYARELEKIGQDYPEFDRIFGSIGNPTVSQGSVVYRTVDWEARHRTTLEIAREMGPRFNSLAGVNAFPIVPPSLGQGFRERPLSFVIQTSDSYENLSRVVRQLQDEMAKNPGILQVDADLRLNKPELRIDVDREKAADLGVPVEVVARALETTLGGRQVTRYKKDAEQYDVIIQNRPSGRTTPEDIDSIQVRGRNDTMIPLSALVKVRETVSPRELNHFGQRRAATITANLAPDYSLGQALQFMQEASVKVLKPGYTTDLNGTSREFRNSQGALAIVFALALLFIFLVLAAQFESFVDPLVIMLSVPLSMIGALLALKWSGGSLNVYSQIGLITLVGLITKHGILIVEFSNQLREQGRSTVDAVVEAASLRLRPILMTTGAMVLGAIPLALAHGAGAESRIQIGWVIVGGMSLGTALTVFVVPTMYLLFARHAVPGANKAEAHEEPVAHPGHPDLIAK from the coding sequence ATGCAGTTGCCCGAGATCGCCATCCGCCGCCCGGTGTTCGCCACCGTGCTGTCGCTGCTGGTGCTGCTGATCGGCGCCGTGAGCTTCACGCGCCTGGCGGTGCGCGAGTACCCGAAGATCGACGAGCCGATCGTCACCGTCAGCGTTCGCTATCCGGGGGCGTCGGCCGAGGTGATGGAGTCGCAGGTCACCAAGCCGCTGGAGGATTCCATCGCCGGCATCGACGCGGTGGACGTCATCACCTCGATCAGCCGGCCGGAACAGAGCCAGATCCAGGTGCGCTTCCGGCTCGAGAAGGACGCCGACGCCGCCGCGGCCGAGGTGCGCGACCGCACCTCGCGCGTGCGCAACAAGCTGCCGCAGGCCATCGACGAACCGGTGATCGCCAAGGTGGAAGCCGATGCCTTCCCCGTGATCTGGCTGGCGTTCACCAGCGACACGCTGAATCCGCTGCAGATCAACGACTACGTCAACCGCATCGTCAAGCCGCGCCTGCAGACGGTGACCGGCGTCGCCGACGTGCGCATCTACGGCGAGCGCAAGTACGCGATGCGCGTGTGGCTCGACCCGGACCGCCTGGCGGGCTACCGGCTCACGACGCAGGACATCGAGGACGCCGTTCGCCGCAGCAACCTGGAGGTGCCCGCCGGGCGCATCGAGTCGCAGCAGCGCGAGTTCAGCGTCACCTCGCAGACCGACCTGATCCGGCCGGCCCAGTTCGCCGACATCGTCGTCAAGACCGTGAACGGCTTCCCGGTGCGCATCCGCGACGTCGCCCGCGTCGAGGAAGCGGCCGCCGACGAGCGCAGCGCGGTGCGCCTGAACGGCCGCACGGCCATCTCGGCCGGCGTCATCCGCCAGGCCACCGCCAACCCGCTGACCATGGCGCAGGGCGTGCGCGACATGATCCCGCGCCTGAAGCAGGACCTGCCGCCCGGCATCAACATCGACATCGCGAACGACAACTCGGCGTTCATCGACCGGTCGGTGCAGAACGTCTACCGCACCATCGCCGAAGCCATCGTGCTGGTCGCGCTGGTGATCTTCGTGTTCCTGCGCACCGTGCGCGCGTCCATCATCCCGATCGTCACCATCCCGGTGAGCCTGATCGGCACCTTCGCGATGATGGGGCTGGCCGGGTTCTCCATCAACACGCTGACGCTGCTGGCGCTGGTGCTGGCCATCGGCCTGGTGGTGGACGACGCCATCGTGATGCTGGAGAACATCTTCCGGCACATCGAGGAAGGGCTCGACCCGTTCTCCGCGGCCGTGAAGGGCGCGCGCGAAATCGGCTTCGCGGTCATCACCATGACGCTCACGCTGGTGGCCGTGTACGCCCCGCTGGCGTTCACGCCCGGCCGCACCGGCCGCCTGTTCGTCGAATTCGCGCTCGCCCTGGCTGGCTCGGTGCTGGTGTCGGGCTTCGTCGCGCTGACGCTCACGCCGATGATGTGCTCGCAGCTGCTGCGGCACAACCCGAAGCCGAACTGGTTCGACCGCGGCATGGACCGCCTGCTCACGCGCCTGTCCGAACGCTACGGCCGCGTGCTGCGCTGGGTGCTCACGGCCCGCGCCGGGGGCGCTGCGGGCAAGGTGCTGCAGGCGCGCTGGCTGGTCATCGGGGTCATGCTGCTCAGCGCGCTGGCCATCGCGCTGATCTTCCCGACCATGAAGTCGGAGCTGTCCCCGCTGGAGGACCGTGGCACCATCATCGCGACGATCAACGCGCCCGACGGCTCGACCATCGACTACACCGACCGCTACGCCCGCGAGCTGGAGAAGATCGGCCAGGACTACCCGGAGTTCGACCGCATCTTCGGGAGCATCGGCAATCCGACCGTGTCGCAGGGCAGCGTCGTCTACCGCACGGTCGACTGGGAAGCGCGCCACCGCACGACGCTGGAGATCGCGCGCGAGATGGGCCCGCGCTTCAACTCGCTGGCCGGCGTCAACGCCTTCCCGATCGTGCCGCCGTCGCTCGGCCAGGGCTTCCGCGAACGTCCGCTCAGCTTCGTGATCCAGACCTCCGACAGCTACGAGAACCTGAGCCGCGTGGTGCGCCAGCTGCAGGACGAGATGGCGAAGAACCCCGGCATCCTGCAGGTGGACGCCGACCTGCGCCTGAACAAGCCGGAGCTGCGCATCGACGTCGACCGCGAGAAAGCGGCCGACCTGGGCGTGCCGGTCGAAGTGGTGGCACGCGCGCTCGAGACGACGCTGGGCGGCCGGCAGGTCACGCGCTACAAGAAGGACGCCGAGCAGTACGACGTCATCATCCAGAACCGGCCGAGCGGGCGCACGACGCCCGAGGACATCGACAGCATCCAGGTGCGCGGCCGCAACGACACCATGATCCCGCTGTCGGCGCTGGTGAAGGTGCGCGAGACCGTCAGCCCGCGCGAGCTGAACCACTTCGGCCAGCGCCGGGCCGCGACGATCACGGCCAACCTCGCGCCCGACTACTCGCTCGGCCAGGCGCTGCAGTTCATGCAGGAGGCGTCGGTGAAGGTGCTCAAGCCGGGCTACACCACCGACCTGAACGGCACGTCGCGCGAGTTCCGCAACTCGCAGGGCGCGCTGGCCATCGTGTTCGCCCTCGCGCTGCTGTTCATCTTCCTGGTGCTGGCCGCGCAGTTCGAGAGCTTCGTCGACCCGCTGGTCATCATGCTGTCGGTGCCGCTGTCGATGATCGGCGCGCTGCTGGCCCTGAAGTGGTCGGGCGGATCGCTCAACGTGTACTCGCAGATCGGCCTGATCACGCTGGTGGGCCTGATCACCAAGCACGGCATCCTGATCGTGGAGTTCTCCAACCAGTTGCGCGAGCAGGGCCGCTCCACGGTCGACGCGGTCGTCGAAGCCGCGTCGCTGCGCCTGCGCCCGATCCTGATGACGACCGGCGCCATGGTGCTGGGCGCCATCCCGCTGGCGCTGGCCCACGGCGCCGGTGCCGAGAGCCGCATCCAGATCGGCTGGGTGATCGTCGGCGGCATGTCGCTGGGCACGGCGCTGACCGTGTTCGTGGTGCCGACCATGTACCTGCTGTTCGCGCGCCACGCGGTCCCGGGCGCCAACAAGGCGGAAGCGCACGAGGAACCGGTAGCCCATCCGGGCCATCCGGACCTCATCGCGAAGTAG
- a CDS encoding efflux RND transporter periplasmic adaptor subunit, with the protein MASKPLYIVIAAAGIAAASAAAWWYQRQPASPAPDSAPVASAPAAGGSRGAPVVVEAARADSMRLTDDAQAVGSLRSRQSVMLRPEVSGRVTRINFRDGERVRRGQLLVQLDDQLPMAQVQQARAELSIARANHKRNQDLVGQGFISQRQVDESAANLQVAEAKLALAEATAARLKIVAPFDAIAGIRGINVGDYLKDGADIVNLEDLDAVYVDFRLPERFQTKLRQGQTAVVQTDALPGRHWNAVVQAIDPAVDANGRSLGVRGCIDNRQLALRPGMFARVSVIFGQRDDALVVPEEAVVPQGNRISVYRLVDGADGKVAQRVDVKVGLRSPGRVEITEGLRPGDLVVTAGQQRINRDGMLVKLADAAKPTAPVDATAAPAAAASAAKPAAPVATANAAPEGAARGASPCHVAVAEMPRAGGKRR; encoded by the coding sequence ATGGCCTCCAAGCCCCTGTACATCGTGATCGCCGCCGCCGGCATCGCGGCCGCCTCGGCCGCGGCCTGGTGGTACCAGCGCCAGCCCGCCTCGCCGGCCCCGGACAGCGCACCGGTTGCGAGCGCGCCCGCTGCCGGCGGCAGCCGTGGTGCGCCCGTCGTCGTCGAAGCGGCCCGTGCGGATTCCATGCGCCTGACCGACGACGCCCAGGCGGTCGGCAGCCTGCGTTCGCGCCAGAGCGTGATGTTGCGCCCCGAGGTCAGCGGCCGCGTGACGCGCATCAACTTCCGTGACGGCGAGCGCGTGCGCCGCGGCCAGCTGCTGGTGCAGCTGGACGACCAGCTGCCGATGGCGCAGGTGCAGCAGGCACGAGCCGAGCTGTCCATCGCCCGTGCCAACCACAAGCGCAACCAGGACCTGGTGGGGCAGGGCTTCATCAGCCAGCGCCAGGTCGACGAGAGCGCGGCCAACCTGCAGGTCGCCGAAGCCAAGCTGGCCCTCGCCGAAGCGACGGCGGCGCGGCTGAAGATCGTCGCCCCGTTCGACGCCATCGCCGGCATCCGCGGCATCAACGTCGGCGACTACCTCAAGGACGGCGCCGACATCGTCAACCTCGAAGACCTCGACGCGGTCTACGTCGACTTCCGCCTGCCCGAGCGCTTCCAGACCAAGCTGCGGCAGGGGCAAACCGCCGTCGTGCAGACCGACGCGCTGCCCGGCCGCCACTGGAACGCGGTGGTGCAGGCCATCGATCCCGCCGTCGACGCCAACGGGCGTTCGCTCGGCGTGCGCGGCTGCATCGACAACCGCCAGCTCGCGCTGCGCCCCGGCATGTTCGCCCGCGTGAGCGTGATCTTCGGCCAGCGGGACGACGCGCTCGTCGTGCCCGAGGAGGCCGTCGTCCCGCAGGGCAACCGCATCTCGGTGTACCGCCTGGTGGACGGCGCCGACGGCAAGGTTGCCCAGCGCGTCGACGTCAAGGTCGGCCTGCGCAGCCCGGGCCGCGTCGAAATCACCGAAGGCCTGCGGCCGGGCGACCTGGTCGTCACCGCCGGCCAGCAGCGCATCAACCGCGACGGCATGCTCGTGAAGCTGGCCGACGCGGCCAAGCCCACCGCGCCGGTGGACGCGACGGCCGCACCCGCGGCTGCAGCCTCGGCCGCCAAGCCGGCCGCGCCCGTCGCCACCGCGAATGCGGCCCCCGAAGGTGCCGCACGCGGGGCGAGCCCGTGCCACGTGGCCGTGGCCGAGATGCCGCGCGCCGGCGGCAAGCGCCGCTGA
- the rnhA gene encoding ribonuclease HI: protein MNEVVAYTDGACKGNPGPGGWGVLLRSGTNVKELYGGEPGTTNNRMELTAVIQALSALKRPCAITLYVDSQYVLKGITEWLPGWKAKGWRTAGKTPVKNVELWQQLDELVRGGGHRIDWQWVRGHNGDPGNERADVLANMGVEVALGRRAPLDK from the coding sequence TTGAACGAGGTGGTGGCGTACACGGACGGGGCCTGCAAGGGCAACCCGGGGCCGGGCGGCTGGGGCGTGCTGCTGCGCTCGGGCACGAACGTGAAGGAGCTGTACGGCGGCGAGCCGGGCACGACCAACAACCGGATGGAGCTGACGGCCGTCATCCAGGCGCTGTCGGCGCTCAAGCGCCCGTGCGCGATCACTCTGTACGTCGACAGCCAGTACGTGCTGAAGGGCATCACCGAGTGGCTGCCGGGCTGGAAGGCCAAGGGCTGGCGCACCGCGGGCAAGACCCCGGTGAAGAACGTCGAGCTGTGGCAACAGCTGGATGAACTGGTGCGTGGCGGCGGCCACCGCATCGACTGGCAATGGGTGCGCGGGCACAACGGCGACCCCGGCAACGAGCGCGCCGACGTGCTGGCCAACATGGGCGTGGAGGTGGCGCTGGGCCGCCGCGCTCCCCTCGACAAGTAA